GGCTTTGAACAATTACGGGACCATTAAAGCCAAGGCCAATTACTTAAACGCTTCCAAGGCTACCGTTCAACAATCCAGGAGGGATTACCTCCCCAATCTTAATATTTCGGCCCAACAGGATTACGGAACCGTCAATGGGCAGAATGGCCCGCTGTATGGTTTTGGCGGTCTTGGTGTGGCTTCCTCCGGTTTGCCTTTACCTTCTCAGAACTGGAATGCCGCTTTTGGCGCTTTGTACCTGGCCAATATTAACTGGGAATTTTTTGCATTCGGCAGGGCAAAGGAAAAGATCAAAACTGCAGCATCTGTGGCCGCACGTGATGAGCGCGACTGGCAGCAGGAACAGTTCCGGCATGAAGTGAGAGTGGCAGGTGCCTACCTGAATTTACTGGCGGCACAGCGCTTAACAAATTCCTGGGAGCGCAACCTCGAAAGAGCGGATACTTTCCGTGCTGTGGTAACACGCCGTGTGCAGAATGGATTGATTGCCGGGGTGGATTCCTCCCTCGCTAATGCAGAAGTTTCCAATGCCAGGATAGCCCTTACAAAAGCCAAAGATCTGGAGCAGGAGCAGGGAAATGTACTGGCGCAATTACTGGGTGTGGCACCCGCGGAGTTTGTGCTGGACAGTCTGTTCATTACACGTTTGCCTGCTGCCATCACAGATACTGCTGCATTAAACCCGGATACGCATCCTCTTTTACAATATTACAAAAGCAGGATCCTGCTGAGTGAGGAACAGGAGAAATATATCAAAACCTTCAACTACCCCGCCTTCAGTGTTTTCAGTGTATTACAAACGCGGGCTTCCGGTTTCCATAATGATTATGCGCAGGACCAGACTTCTTACACACATAATTATTGGGAAGGCATCAAACCTACCAGGAGCAATTACCTGCTGGGCATAGGTGTTACCTGGAACCTGACGAGTCCTTTAAGGGTACGTCATCAATCTGCGGCACAGGATTTTACTTCCAAAGCATTACAGAATGAAATGGAAGTAGTGGACCAGCAATTGAAGGCGCAGGTGGTACTGGCAGATACTAAAATGAAGAACGCGCTGGACAATTACAGGGAAGCCGCTGTACAGATCAAATCCGCAGCAGATGCTTATTTACAGAAAACAGTGATGTACCGTAACGGACTGAGCACACTGGTAGATGTAACGCAGGCATTGTATGCATTGAACCGCGCGGAAACAGACCGGGATATTGCTTATAGCAATGTGTGGCAGGCCTTGTTGCTGAAATCTGCGGCAGTAGGCAACTTCGGGTTATTTATCAATGAATTCTAATAGCTAGATAATGGGACTGATTAAAAGCGCACTGAACAAACCGATAACGATCCTGGTATTAGTAGCAGGGTTATTTTTCTTCGGTATCAAAGCGGTGCGGCAGATTAAGGTAGATATCTTTCCGAAACTGGAATTACCGGTATTATATATTGCGCATCCGTTTGGTGGGTACACACCTAACCAGATGGAAGCTTTCTTTGCCAAGAACTATGTGAACATCCTGCTCTTTGTGAATGGTTTGAAATCCATTGAAACAAAGAACATTCAAGGCCTTACCCTGATGAAACTGAGCTTTTATGAGGGAACTGATATGGCGCAGGCCGCAGCAGAGGTATCTGCTTTTAGTAACAGGGCACAGGCTATTTTCCCCCCGGGATCGCAGCCGCCGTTCATTGTTCGTTTCGATGCATCCACTTTGCCGGTGGGAGAGTTGGTATTGAGTAGTGATAAAAGAACGAACAATGAACTGATGGACATGGCGAATGTGTATGTAAGGGCATCCTTTACTTCTATTCCCGGTCTGGTAGCGCCACCACCTTTTGGTGGTAATATCCGTACCGTGGTGATCAAAGCAGATCCTGAAATGCTGCGTTCCCACAATCTTACGCCGGACCAATTGGTGGAGGCACTTCGTTTAAACAACCAAACAGCTCCTTCCGGTAACGTGCGTATCGGCGATAAGAATTATCTCACCCCTACTAATACCAATATCACCAATATCAAAGATTTTGAGAACATCCCGCTTTTCAAAGGTGGCGTGCAGAATCTTTACCTCCGTGATGTTGCTACAGTAGAGGATGGCGCAGATATTGCAGCCGGTTATGCCTTGGTGAATGGTAAACGTTCTGTATACATCAACGTGGCTAAATCCGCAGATGCTTCTACCTGGGAAGTAGTGCAGAACCTGAAGAAATCTATTCCGCGTTTACAGTCTTCTTTGCCGGAAGATGTAACGCTCACCTATGAATTTGATCAGTCCACTTATGTGATGAATGCTGTGAAGAGCCTGATCAGTGAAGGTATCATTGGAGCAGTATTAACGGGTTTAATGGTAGTATTGTTCCTGGGAGACCTGAGAGGGGCATTGATCGTGATCCTTACCATTCCGGTATCTATTATTTCCGGGGTATTGTTCTTAAGCCTCTTCGGGCAAACGATCAATATCATGACGCTGAGTGGTCTCGCTTTGGCCATTGGTATCCTGGTGGATGAAAGCACAGTAACGATTGAGAATATACACCAGCACCTTGATATGGGGAAACCCAAGGCGCTGGCTATCTGGGATGCCTGTAAGGAGATCGCGTTCCCGAAACTGCTGATCCTTTTCTGTATCCTCGCCGTGTTTGCGCCGGCATTTACAATGACAGGTATCCCCGGATCCTTGTTCCTGCCGCTGGCATTGGCGATCGGTTTCTCCATGATCACTTCTTATTTCCTTTCACAAACCTTTGTGCCGGTAATGGCCAACTGGATCATGAAAGGCCATAAAAAACATGCACATGTCCCCAGTGCTGCCAGCGAAGGCGATACCTGGGAACAGAAGAAAGAACTGGTGGAACGTGCAGATAGCAACAGAGATGGAAAGATCAGCCGGTTTGAAAAATTCAGGGCACGTTTTATGCGCTTCATCAATCGCATGATACCTTACCGCAAACCTATTGTGATAGGTTACCTGATAGTGATCAGCGCAATTGCCTTTTTACTGCTGACGAATATCGGGCGGGATGTGTTACCGAAAACAAATGGTGGCCAGTTCCAGGTGAGGATCCGTTCTGAACAGGGTACAAGGATGGAACGTACGGAACAGCGAACATTAGCAGCCCTGAAAGCTATAGAAGAAGTGATCGGGAAAGAGAATATTTCCATCACCTCAGCTTATGTAGGGCAACACCCTTCCCTGTTTTCTGTAAGCCCTATTTATCTGTTCATGCCCGGGCCGCAGGAAGCAGTGATACAGGTGAGCCTGAGTAAAGAGTATCATGCAGATCTGGATGAATTAAAAGAAAAGTTGCGTGCAAAAATAAAAGAAAGAGCGCCTGAACTTTCTCTGTCCTTTGAACCTATTGAGCTGACAGATAAGATCCTTAGCCAGGGTTCTCCCACACCTGTAGAGGTGCGGATCTCCGGCAGGAATAAAAAACTGAATGAAGAATATGCAGAGAAACTGATGGCGAAACTGAGAGGGGTTTCTTATCTACGGGATGTTCAATTAACGCAATCCACTAAATATCCTGCTATCAATATCGACATTGACCGTACCCGCGCAGCACAGCTGGGCGTGGATATGACAGATGTTACCCGTTCATTGATCGCTTCCACTTCTTCTTCCCGTTTAACAGAGAAAAATGTTTGGGTGGATGAAAAGGCTGGTTTGATGTACAGTGTGCAGGTGCAGATCCCGGAGAACAAGATGACGAGCATAGATGATATCAGTGAAATACCGATCCTGAAAAATTCAGCCCGTCCTGTGTTGGGAGATATCGCCACACTTACGCAAACCACTACATACGGAGAGAACGATAACCTTGGTGCCATGCCCATGCTTTCGGTAACAGCGAACCTGAATAATAAAGACTTAGGTACTGCTACAAAAGATGTACAGGCTGCAATAGCTTCTCTGGGAGAACTGCCCCGTGGATTAGCAATGGAACCGATCGGGCTTTCCAATACCTTAACGGAAACATTGGATAGCCTGGAATCAGGATTGCTGGTAGCCATTGTGGTGATCTTCCTGATGCTGGCTGCGAACTTCCAGTCCTTCAGCGTTTCCTTTGTGGTTTTAACAACCGTACCGGCTGTAATATTAGGTTCTCTTGCATTACTGATGCTCACGGGTTCTACCCTGAACCTTCAGTCTTACATGGGTATCATTATGTCCGTAGGGGTGTCTATTTCCAATGCGGTATTGCTGATCACCAATGCGGAACACCTGAGGAAACATAACGGTGATTCGCTGGCCTCTGCAAAAGAAGCGGCAGCACTTCGCTTACGTCCCATCCTGATGACGAGCCTCGCGATGGTAGCAGGTATGATACCTATGGCGATTGGCCATGGAGAAGGAGGAGACCAGGTGTCGCCATTGGGCCGTGCGGTGATAGGAGGGTTGGTAGCTTCTACATTTGCCGTACTGATCATTCTGCCCCTGGTATTTGCCTGGGTACAGAAAAAGGCATCCATTGCATCCGTTTCCCTTGATCCTGAAAATAAAGAAAGTAAACACTATATACCTTCGTTGTATGATCACAATAACAAATAGAATACTGATAGCAGCCGTAGCGTTGGCTGGCTGCGGTGTTTCGCAAAGTAAAACAGACACCCGCAAGGACGAAGCTGCTTCAGTTCCCGCGGTTGCCACCTTTGCATTGGAGAAAAATATCTTTTCAGCATCCCTCAGAATGCCGGGAGAACTGGTGCCTTTTCAACAGGTGGATCTATATGCCAAGGTGAACAGTTTTGTGAAGAAGTTAAATGTGGATGTAGGGTCTGTTGTATCTGCAGGGCAGGTATTGGCAACGCTGGAAGCACCGGAATTAAGTTCCCAACTGGCAGGCGCTGAATCAAGACTGCGTTCCCAGGAGGCAATATACCTTGCAAGCAAAGCTAATTACGATCGTTTATATACTACCAGCCAAACACCGGGTACCGTTTCACAGAATGATCTGGACCTGGCATTTGCCAAACAGAAATCTGATTTTGCACAGCAGGAATCTGCAAAGGCTGCTTACCGGGAAATCTCTGATAACCGCAATTACTTAGAGATCCGCGCTCCTTTTGCTGGTGTGATCAGTGCCAGGAATGTGAGTGCTGGTGCTTATGTTGGCCCTTCCGGGAAAGGCTCCGAAATGCCGATGTTCACTTTGCAGGAACAGAAGAAATTACGTTTGGTGGTGGCTATTCCGGAAGCTTATTCCAGTTACCTCAAAGATAAAAGTGAAGTAGGTTTTACTGTGAAATCTTTGCCGGGTCAACCATTCAAAGCAAATGTAAACCGTCTTTCCGGCGCGCTGGATAGCCGTTTGCGCTCTCAGCGTGTGGAAATGGACGTGTTGAATAACGATAAGAAATTATTACCGGGTATGGTAGCGGAAGTGAGCATTCCCTTGAATACAACAGACAGTGTATTTGTTGTACCGGTTACAGCAGTAGTAAGTTCTACTGAGAAAATTTTCGTGGTACGGCTGAAGGATCAAAAGGCGGAATGGGTAGAAGTAAGGAAAGGCAGAGATGCAGAAGGAAAAGTGGAGATATTCGGAGCACTCAACAGCGGGGACATATTAGTAGAAAAGGCAAATGACGAGATCAGGAATGGCTCAGCTTTAACTTCTAAAAAGTAAACAGGGATTATGCTTATGTTAAAGGCCAGATGATGAATTTGGTAAAAAGAAAGGTTGACGAATCAGAGACAGGGATTAGAGAAAAGGGGGAACAGCGCGGTGATAGGCGTTGTTCCCCTTGTGTTTTTAGCACTTACTTACCCAACCACTTCTTAAAATCATTCGCCCGTAACCGGCTGATGATAATATCCTCATAGGCGGGTGGTTTTACCATAAGTTTGATCTTCCCATCAAACCAGGCATAGGCCTGATCAATGGCATTAAAGCTCACAATGAACTGGCGGTTCACCCGGAAGAACTTCTCCGGGTCCAGCTGGCTCTCCAGTTCATCCAGGTTATTATCTATAAGGTGATGGGTATCTGAAAAAGTGCGGATGTAATGTAAACGCTCCCGCGTATAGGCAATCGCTACCTCATTAATATGGAGAGAAAAAAGGCGGGTTCCCTGGCGCAGGAGGAAACGGCTGCGGTATTCCTTTTGTTGCAGCTGCCGGATAATACCGGCTATCTCAGATTTGGATTGTGTTAAAGTAAAATGCTGCCGGAACTTTTCCAGGGCAAAAGCAAGGTCTTTTCTTTTAAGGGGTTTGAGTAAATAATCGATGCTGTTGTATTTAAATGCCCGCAGGGCATATTCATCAAAAGCACTCACGAAAATAATATGACTGTTCACTTCTACTTCCTGGAAAATATCAAAGCTCTTTCCATCTCCCAGTTCGATGTCCAGGAAAATGATATCCGGTGCCGGATTGTCTTTCAGATAACCTACCGCCTTTTCTACCGTATCTAAAACACCCAATACCTGGATGCTTTCATCTTCGGCGGCCAGCATCTTTATTAATTTTTCAGCGGCTAAGGTTTCGTCTTCAATTACAAGTGCTGTCATTCTTCAACGGTTTCATATGTATGGTGGGGAATGAGCGGGATCATTACTTTAAATAGCTCGTCCTGTTCTGTTATCCTGGGTGTTCTTTTCACCGGTAGTAATTCATACCGGGAACTGATATTGCGTAAACCTGTTTTTTCTGATGGCGGAGGATTCCTTTTCTTCTGCAGGTTATTGCAGATGTACAGCTGATCTTCGTCATCTGTATAAAAGCGGATAGTGAGCGGCTGGCTCTGGGAAACGATATTATGTTTTACGGCGTTTTCTACCAGGAGCTGTAATACAAACGGAGGTATAAGAAAATCATCGTAACAGGCATCCACCTGCATATCTATGACCAGTGCATCGTTAAAACGCGTGTGCAGCATGAGCAGATAAGAAGAAAGGAATTCCCTTTCCGCTTTAAAAGTAGTGAGCGCCTTACCATTATTTTTCAGCAGGTAGCGGTATACCATGGCCATTTCTTCCACATACCGTTCTGCTTTTTCCGGGTCCTGGGAGATCAGTGAGGTAAGGCTGTTCAGGCTGTTAAAGAGGAAATGTGGCTTTATCTGGTCTCTGAGGAATTTGTACTGAATATGAAGGGTGCTCTTCCGGATGTTCTCTGATTCAATGAAAAGCCTTTTCCATTGGCGTACATAATATACACATTCATATGCGCCGATCACCAGCGAACAACATAACATATTCAGACCGGCGATATAAGCAAATTCATGATGCAGCCCTATCCACCTGGAAAAGAGAAACCCGGCAACAGAAACCAGTAGTGAAATAGGCAATCCATATAAAACAATGAGGCGTAATTTCTTTTTAAGATGGATGATGCCGCGTGCTTTTCTCCGGGTGAGCAAAATGATCCAGAGTGCGCTTTCACTGGCCATGATGGCATAAAATGCAGAAACGGCAATGGTCAGGTAACTGATCGTTGCAACGTGGAACAGGAGGAGTAGGAAGATGAAAAGAAAAACAGGCGCATAGCACCTTATTTTTTTTGTCGTCATTGTAAATAGATTTAGTTGCGCATGTCCGCTAACAATTCTTTGGGGCTATTGGGGCACAAGTTAAGTGCAGATTTTGGACGGGGGTATCACATAAGTATGTATTTAAACAGAAAAAAACGCCCAAGTTGTCTTGGGCGTTACGTAGAAGTACGTAATTATGAGTAATTGTCCGTTGATATTATTGTACGTTGTAGTCCACTACCACATTTTCCACCAGCATTTTATTTCCTTCATACACTACTTTTTTACCAGCGGGCACAATCACTATAACAGTAGCTTGTTGCGGAGGCAGAATGATATTAAAGGAATCAGAGACCTTACGGGCTATAAAACTTCCGGTGGTGGTATTGTAAAGGTCGGAGCGTTTATCTAATGGCAGTGTGATCTCTCTACTTTCCGGATAGGGATTGTAATAGAGGAAGGTGGGATATGCTTTATCGCGGTAGAAATCTGTTGCCAGCAGGTTCAATTGCAGGATGCCCGGTATTTCCGTTGGGCGGATAATACTGCCAAAGATACCAACGTGTGCACTGCCATATACACTGAACTGGGATACTTCAGGGTTTTTACCCGGTACCCAGTTTGGTCCGTCTCCCTGTGCTACAGGTCCTTTGATATGTGCATATTTTTCAAAACCGGATGTGCGTATCAAGCCTTCATATCCTATTACCCCTTTGGTAGCAGCTGCCATTTGCGGAATGGCTTCATGTTCATCCGGCATATGTGCAGGGTAAAAGAAACGTGCTGCATTGGCGGCATTCAACATCCATTTACCAACTGCTGTGGCATAGGATTGATTGTACCGCACCATAGGAACAAGCGGCCATGCGAAGTCGTAGGTATTCATGAGAAAACCATATCCGCCATGATCAACAGTGCTGCCCACTACACCTGAAATATCCATGCCATTCCAGTTGCCTACGAGTACGCCCCATCCTTCCCTGCAAAGCGGTGTGCCGTCAAAACTCCATCCCAGCATTTTATTCACGGAAAAATCCTTCCCCTGCTCCGCATTGATCCTTGCGGCGAGGTAAGCGCCAAAGGGCATCAGGAGTTCGTAAGTGGGATTCAGCGGTTGTGATTGCAATGCGTTCAAAGCACTGATAGCACCGGTAAGGTATTTCTGATCACCGAATTTTTTGTAAGCGGAGTATAAAACCCATGCATGACCCGCAGCAGCATCCGGCTGTGCGCAGATCTGTGTTTTCATGGGGCGCATTTTACCATAATCGAAATAAGAATAATTGTAGTCACCATGCAGGAGAGAATCTGCGAGATAGAATTTATCTGCAATGCTCCGGGCAATACTATCAAAGCCGGGTTCATTGGGATATTTATCATAGATGGCGTAGAACAATACATTAGGGAATACATCGTACCACCAGTCTCTGCCATAGCCACCACCCAGCAAGGCTACTTCCGGACAGGTATTGTTCATCATAATGTTCCAGCCAATGTCTTTATTGAAATAGTTTTTCAGCATGCCTACATAGTTGAGGCCCCGCTGCTGTGATTTATCGATGCCTACCAGCGATGCTCCCAATATGGCGCCCATGCTGGCCAGGGCTTCATGGAACATGCCTTTGTTATGTGCAGGACCCTGGCGTACATCTCCGATGGCAGTGTATAAACCCACTACGGTCTGCGGATAGTTTTTATGGCTGCTGTCCAGCCAAACTAGTGGCCAGTATTCGCCTGTGGCGTTTGGATCATATACCGTACTGTCGAACTGCAGGGCCAGTTGATGATAATCTATTATTTCCAGCGGCTGTGGCAGGTTGGGCATAGAATCCACTCTGGCAAGGTTTTGCTGCGGCATAGCCTTTTTAGGTGACTCTTTGCAGGCTACCAGCAGTAGCAGGGAAAGGGAACATAAGATCAGTTGCTTCATATAGCCTGTTGAATTTTGTGTAAGTCTTTTTCTTCTTCCAGCATCAGTTCCACTCTTTCCCGCATGATCACTTTTGCTACCCAGATAGAACCAAGTTGCATAACGGCAATGATGATGATGGCATACCGGAGTGCAACCTCCATGGAGAAAAAGTATGCCAGTAAAAGAAAGGTAGCTGCACCCAGGAAGCGGCCTACATATAAACCGGCTTCATGGTTAAGGATGTAAGCGAATTCACCCCTGTTCTCTTTCTTTGCAAGGATGTCTATCACGCTGAACTGTATCGGAAAATAAGCCAGGTCCATTAATGGTTTGGCGAGTAACAGAAAGAGCATGAAGAGTACCACCCCTATTTCGTTATACAAAATACCGTTAAAAAGTGCGGCGATGGTAAATAATATAAGCCCGCCTGCAAATATTCTCAAACGATGGGCGGGGCCGGATACCCTGCCAATGATATACATCAGTACCGCCGCAATGATGGCGCCGATAGATTGGGCTGTACCTAATGCACCTTCTTTCCCCAATAACAACATGATCAGCATGGCAGGTGCCGTTACCAGGAATCCCTGTGCAAGGCCTTTGAGTAAGGCGAGGAACAATAGTTTATACCATAAGGGGTGGAACTTCAGGAAAATATATTTCTTTTGCATGGGATTACTGAAAGTGCCACGGAAACAAACAATGGATGCCAGTATCGTAATTACAAACACCAGCCCGGTAATGATCAGGTACGCACTGTGCGCTCCTCCTTTGCCTCCCCATGTTTCAATGAACCAGCCAATACCTACAGGGATCACCACAGCGATGATGGTGTAGAAGAAAGTTTCTAATCCATAATAGTAATTCCTGTTACCATCGTGCGTGATGGCCAATGCGAGGTAATCACGGTTGGCCCAGTAGAAACCAAAGGACATGCCCATGGTGATCCCCGCAATACCAATACCTGTAAGGCTGAGGGTTTTGAGGGACATCATGATCATCATGGATACACCGCTGAGCAACATGCCGGCGGAGTAAAGTTTTCTGATATTAAAATGTTTCAGCAGGAATCCGTTTAACAGAAATGTCAATGGTATGCCGGTGTAGATGGTTAACTGGTAGATCACTACTTTGGCAGGGTCGTTAGAGCTACGCATCACGTAAGCCGCAACAAAAATATCTATCACCGGCAGCACAAATGCGTACACAATATTCGTCATAACGAGGATGCGAAAGTTATGCGGCTGACTATTGAAGTGGGCTACTTCAGACCTTAATTTCTTAAGCATGATCGTATTTTAGTAATGAGAATATTTCTTTGATGGAAAGCGTTGCACCGCAAACAAATTCATCCGAAGCACCATAATACATAGTAATGGTGTCGTCATTCACGGTATGCCCGTTGGTGAATACTACGTTACCAAAGAAACCGGTAAGTTCGTAAGGTGCAGTAGGTATCATAATGGGTTCTTCTGTACGGGCCAGTACTTTGGAAGGATCATTCAGGTCCAGCAG
This DNA window, taken from Chitinophaga niabensis, encodes the following:
- a CDS encoding TolC family protein — translated: MTIRYKVHLLISAIFCCATWNAQAQVLTMKDAVQTALNNYGTIKAKANYLNASKATVQQSRRDYLPNLNISAQQDYGTVNGQNGPLYGFGGLGVASSGLPLPSQNWNAAFGALYLANINWEFFAFGRAKEKIKTAASVAARDERDWQQEQFRHEVRVAGAYLNLLAAQRLTNSWERNLERADTFRAVVTRRVQNGLIAGVDSSLANAEVSNARIALTKAKDLEQEQGNVLAQLLGVAPAEFVLDSLFITRLPAAITDTAALNPDTHPLLQYYKSRILLSEEQEKYIKTFNYPAFSVFSVLQTRASGFHNDYAQDQTSYTHNYWEGIKPTRSNYLLGIGVTWNLTSPLRVRHQSAAQDFTSKALQNEMEVVDQQLKAQVVLADTKMKNALDNYREAAVQIKSAADAYLQKTVMYRNGLSTLVDVTQALYALNRAETDRDIAYSNVWQALLLKSAAVGNFGLFINEF
- a CDS encoding efflux RND transporter permease subunit; translation: MGLIKSALNKPITILVLVAGLFFFGIKAVRQIKVDIFPKLELPVLYIAHPFGGYTPNQMEAFFAKNYVNILLFVNGLKSIETKNIQGLTLMKLSFYEGTDMAQAAAEVSAFSNRAQAIFPPGSQPPFIVRFDASTLPVGELVLSSDKRTNNELMDMANVYVRASFTSIPGLVAPPPFGGNIRTVVIKADPEMLRSHNLTPDQLVEALRLNNQTAPSGNVRIGDKNYLTPTNTNITNIKDFENIPLFKGGVQNLYLRDVATVEDGADIAAGYALVNGKRSVYINVAKSADASTWEVVQNLKKSIPRLQSSLPEDVTLTYEFDQSTYVMNAVKSLISEGIIGAVLTGLMVVLFLGDLRGALIVILTIPVSIISGVLFLSLFGQTINIMTLSGLALAIGILVDESTVTIENIHQHLDMGKPKALAIWDACKEIAFPKLLILFCILAVFAPAFTMTGIPGSLFLPLALAIGFSMITSYFLSQTFVPVMANWIMKGHKKHAHVPSAASEGDTWEQKKELVERADSNRDGKISRFEKFRARFMRFINRMIPYRKPIVIGYLIVISAIAFLLLTNIGRDVLPKTNGGQFQVRIRSEQGTRMERTEQRTLAALKAIEEVIGKENISITSAYVGQHPSLFSVSPIYLFMPGPQEAVIQVSLSKEYHADLDELKEKLRAKIKERAPELSLSFEPIELTDKILSQGSPTPVEVRISGRNKKLNEEYAEKLMAKLRGVSYLRDVQLTQSTKYPAINIDIDRTRAAQLGVDMTDVTRSLIASTSSSRLTEKNVWVDEKAGLMYSVQVQIPENKMTSIDDISEIPILKNSARPVLGDIATLTQTTTYGENDNLGAMPMLSVTANLNNKDLGTATKDVQAAIASLGELPRGLAMEPIGLSNTLTETLDSLESGLLVAIVVIFLMLAANFQSFSVSFVVLTTVPAVILGSLALLMLTGSTLNLQSYMGIIMSVGVSISNAVLLITNAEHLRKHNGDSLASAKEAAALRLRPILMTSLAMVAGMIPMAIGHGEGGDQVSPLGRAVIGGLVASTFAVLIILPLVFAWVQKKASIASVSLDPENKESKHYIPSLYDHNNK
- a CDS encoding efflux RND transporter periplasmic adaptor subunit; protein product: MITITNRILIAAVALAGCGVSQSKTDTRKDEAASVPAVATFALEKNIFSASLRMPGELVPFQQVDLYAKVNSFVKKLNVDVGSVVSAGQVLATLEAPELSSQLAGAESRLRSQEAIYLASKANYDRLYTTSQTPGTVSQNDLDLAFAKQKSDFAQQESAKAAYREISDNRNYLEIRAPFAGVISARNVSAGAYVGPSGKGSEMPMFTLQEQKKLRLVVAIPEAYSSYLKDKSEVGFTVKSLPGQPFKANVNRLSGALDSRLRSQRVEMDVLNNDKKLLPGMVAEVSIPLNTTDSVFVVPVTAVVSSTEKIFVVRLKDQKAEWVEVRKGRDAEGKVEIFGALNSGDILVEKANDEIRNGSALTSKK
- a CDS encoding LytR/AlgR family response regulator transcription factor — protein: MTALVIEDETLAAEKLIKMLAAEDESIQVLGVLDTVEKAVGYLKDNPAPDIIFLDIELGDGKSFDIFQEVEVNSHIIFVSAFDEYALRAFKYNSIDYLLKPLKRKDLAFALEKFRQHFTLTQSKSEIAGIIRQLQQKEYRSRFLLRQGTRLFSLHINEVAIAYTRERLHYIRTFSDTHHLIDNNLDELESQLDPEKFFRVNRQFIVSFNAIDQAYAWFDGKIKLMVKPPAYEDIIISRLRANDFKKWLGK
- a CDS encoding sensor histidine kinase, producing the protein MTTKKIRCYAPVFLFIFLLLLFHVATISYLTIAVSAFYAIMASESALWIILLTRRKARGIIHLKKKLRLIVLYGLPISLLVSVAGFLFSRWIGLHHEFAYIAGLNMLCCSLVIGAYECVYYVRQWKRLFIESENIRKSTLHIQYKFLRDQIKPHFLFNSLNSLTSLISQDPEKAERYVEEMAMVYRYLLKNNGKALTTFKAEREFLSSYLLMLHTRFNDALVIDMQVDACYDDFLIPPFVLQLLVENAVKHNIVSQSQPLTIRFYTDDEDQLYICNNLQKKRNPPPSEKTGLRNISSRYELLPVKRTPRITEQDELFKVMIPLIPHHTYETVEE
- a CDS encoding MFS transporter, producing the protein MLKKLRSEVAHFNSQPHNFRILVMTNIVYAFVLPVIDIFVAAYVMRSSNDPAKVVIYQLTIYTGIPLTFLLNGFLLKHFNIRKLYSAGMLLSGVSMMIMMSLKTLSLTGIGIAGITMGMSFGFYWANRDYLALAITHDGNRNYYYGLETFFYTIIAVVIPVGIGWFIETWGGKGGAHSAYLIITGLVFVITILASIVCFRGTFSNPMQKKYIFLKFHPLWYKLLFLALLKGLAQGFLVTAPAMLIMLLLGKEGALGTAQSIGAIIAAVLMYIIGRVSGPAHRLRIFAGGLILFTIAALFNGILYNEIGVVLFMLFLLLAKPLMDLAYFPIQFSVIDILAKKENRGEFAYILNHEAGLYVGRFLGAATFLLLAYFFSMEVALRYAIIIIAVMQLGSIWVAKVIMRERVELMLEEEKDLHKIQQAI